In Lotus japonicus ecotype B-129 chromosome 5, LjGifu_v1.2, one genomic interval encodes:
- the LOC130718688 gene encoding mitochondrial import inner membrane translocase subunit TIM14-1-like, whose amino-acid sequence MATPLIAGISVAAAAYAGRCAILALNALKNRKFYEGGFEVIMTKKEAARILGVRAHAQTDKIKEAHRRVMVANHPDAGGSHFLASKINEAKDVLLSKGKGNGSAF is encoded by the exons ATG GCTACACCTTTAATCGCAGGAATTTCTGTGGCTGCTGCAGCTTATGCTGGTAGGTGTGCTATACTGGCTTTGAATGCATTGAAGAATCGTAAATTTTATGAAGGTGGTTTCGAGGTTATCATGACTAAGAAAGAAGCAGCTCGCATACTCGGTGTCAG AGCGCACGCTCAAACGGATAAGATTAAAGAAGCACATAGAAGAGTGATGGTAGCTAACCACCCAGATGCAGGTGGAAGCCATTTCCTTGCATCCAAAATTAATGAAGCAAAAGATGTGTTGCTTAGTAAGGGGAAGGGTAATGGGTCAGCATTTTGA
- the LOC130717487 gene encoding protein IQ-DOMAIN 2 isoform X2, whose product MGRKGNWFSTVKKALSPESKEKKDQKSSRSKKKWFGKQKLETSEPHVETDTSPPLPPPEEVILTHVENENNHNNVEITIAADAEGSIPAVQTEVAEVQATTVVQFACKPSDEVAALKIQTAFRGYMARRALRALRGLVRLKSLMAGPVVKRQAISTLRSMQTLAHVQSQIRSRRLRMLEENQALQKQLLSKHTKELESLKIGEEWDDSLQSKEQVEAKLLSKYEATMRRERAMAYSFSHQQNKDSSKSINPMFMDPTNPSWGWSWLERWMAGAECQNLTAKEKNDQSSAKSSSRMITSAEISKSFARFQLNSENHSPTASQNPGSPNFQSHSNPPKPAASKKLKKASPRDSRVMDDDMKSMVSMQSERRHSIAGSTIRDDESLASSPSVVPSYMVPTKSAKAKSRMQSPLAAENGTPEKGGFGTAKKRLSFPASPARPRRHSGPPKVDSSLNAEITVGNGVAG is encoded by the exons ATGGGGAGGAAGGGAAATTGGTTTTCGACTGTGAAGAAAGCTCTTAGCCCCGAGTCAAAGGAGAAGAAGGATCAG AAATCAAgtagatcaaagaaaaaatggttTGGGAAGCAAAAGTTGGAGACTTCAGAACCACACGTGGAAACTGATACATCACCTCCCCTTCCTCCACCTGAGGAGGTTATTTTAACTCATGTTGAGAATGAAAACAACCACAATAATGTTGAGATTACAATTGCCGCGGATGCTGAGGGATCTATTCCTGCTGTTCAGACAGAAGTTGCTGAGGTTCAAGCCACTACAGTTGTTCAGTTTGCCTGTAAACCAAGCGATGAAGTGGCAGCACTCAAGATTCAAACAGCTTTTCGTGGATACATG GCAAGAAGAGCATTGCGAGCTTTAAGGGGGCTGGTCAGGTTGAAATCACTGATGGCAGGGCCGGTGGTAAAGAGACAAGCCATCAGTACGCTTCGCTCTATGCAAACATTAGCTCATGTGCAATCTCAGATTCGTTCTAGGAGGCTCAGGATGTTGGAGGAGAACCAAGCTCTGCAAAAACAGCTCTTAAGCAAGCACACAAAAGAACTAGAGAGCTTGAAG ATTGGGGAGGAATGGGATGACAGCCTACAATCAAAAGAACAGGTTGAAGCTAAGTTACTAAGCAAGTATGAGGCCACTATGAGAAGAGAAAGAGCCATGGCTTATTCATTCTCTCATCAG CAAAACAAGGATTCATCAAAATCTATAAACCCGATGTTCATGGATCCTACCAATCCTTCCTGGGGTTGGAGCTGGTTGGAACGATGGATGGCAGGCGCCGAGTGCCAGAACCTGACAGCGAAAGAGAAGAACGACCAatcatctgcaaaaagttcAAGCCGCATGATTACCAGCGCTGAGATCAGCAAATCCTTTGCTCGTTTCCAGCTCAATTCCGAAAATCATTCTCCAACCGCCAGCCAAAATCCCGGCTCACCTAACTTCCAGTCCCATTCTAATCCTCCGAAGCCAGCAGCCAGTAAGAAACTGAAGAAGGCAAGCCCACGGGACAGCCGGGTTATGGATGATGACATGAAAAGCATGGTAAGTATGCAATCAGAAAGGAGGCACTCGATTGCGGGATCAACAATCAGAGATGATGAAAGCCTTGCAAGCTCTCCATCAGTTGTTCCAAGTTACATGGTGCCAACTAAATCTGCAAAAGCTAAGTCCAGGATGCAAAGTCCATTAGCTGCTGAGAATGGAACCCCAGAGAAGGGGGGGTTTGGGACTGCAAAGAAAAGGCTATCTTTCCCGGCTTCCCCCGCCAGACCGAGGCGGCATTCAGGTCCACCAAAGGTAGACAGCAGCTTGAATGCAGAAATCACTGTTGGCAATGGTGTGGCTGGTTGA
- the LOC130717487 gene encoding protein IQ-DOMAIN 2 isoform X1 — protein MGRKGNWFSTVKKALSPESKEKKDQLLLQKSSRSKKKWFGKQKLETSEPHVETDTSPPLPPPEEVILTHVENENNHNNVEITIAADAEGSIPAVQTEVAEVQATTVVQFACKPSDEVAALKIQTAFRGYMARRALRALRGLVRLKSLMAGPVVKRQAISTLRSMQTLAHVQSQIRSRRLRMLEENQALQKQLLSKHTKELESLKIGEEWDDSLQSKEQVEAKLLSKYEATMRRERAMAYSFSHQQNKDSSKSINPMFMDPTNPSWGWSWLERWMAGAECQNLTAKEKNDQSSAKSSSRMITSAEISKSFARFQLNSENHSPTASQNPGSPNFQSHSNPPKPAASKKLKKASPRDSRVMDDDMKSMVSMQSERRHSIAGSTIRDDESLASSPSVVPSYMVPTKSAKAKSRMQSPLAAENGTPEKGGFGTAKKRLSFPASPARPRRHSGPPKVDSSLNAEITVGNGVAG, from the exons ATGGGGAGGAAGGGAAATTGGTTTTCGACTGTGAAGAAAGCTCTTAGCCCCGAGTCAAAGGAGAAGAAGGATCAG CTGCTTTTGCAGAAATCAAgtagatcaaagaaaaaatggttTGGGAAGCAAAAGTTGGAGACTTCAGAACCACACGTGGAAACTGATACATCACCTCCCCTTCCTCCACCTGAGGAGGTTATTTTAACTCATGTTGAGAATGAAAACAACCACAATAATGTTGAGATTACAATTGCCGCGGATGCTGAGGGATCTATTCCTGCTGTTCAGACAGAAGTTGCTGAGGTTCAAGCCACTACAGTTGTTCAGTTTGCCTGTAAACCAAGCGATGAAGTGGCAGCACTCAAGATTCAAACAGCTTTTCGTGGATACATG GCAAGAAGAGCATTGCGAGCTTTAAGGGGGCTGGTCAGGTTGAAATCACTGATGGCAGGGCCGGTGGTAAAGAGACAAGCCATCAGTACGCTTCGCTCTATGCAAACATTAGCTCATGTGCAATCTCAGATTCGTTCTAGGAGGCTCAGGATGTTGGAGGAGAACCAAGCTCTGCAAAAACAGCTCTTAAGCAAGCACACAAAAGAACTAGAGAGCTTGAAG ATTGGGGAGGAATGGGATGACAGCCTACAATCAAAAGAACAGGTTGAAGCTAAGTTACTAAGCAAGTATGAGGCCACTATGAGAAGAGAAAGAGCCATGGCTTATTCATTCTCTCATCAG CAAAACAAGGATTCATCAAAATCTATAAACCCGATGTTCATGGATCCTACCAATCCTTCCTGGGGTTGGAGCTGGTTGGAACGATGGATGGCAGGCGCCGAGTGCCAGAACCTGACAGCGAAAGAGAAGAACGACCAatcatctgcaaaaagttcAAGCCGCATGATTACCAGCGCTGAGATCAGCAAATCCTTTGCTCGTTTCCAGCTCAATTCCGAAAATCATTCTCCAACCGCCAGCCAAAATCCCGGCTCACCTAACTTCCAGTCCCATTCTAATCCTCCGAAGCCAGCAGCCAGTAAGAAACTGAAGAAGGCAAGCCCACGGGACAGCCGGGTTATGGATGATGACATGAAAAGCATGGTAAGTATGCAATCAGAAAGGAGGCACTCGATTGCGGGATCAACAATCAGAGATGATGAAAGCCTTGCAAGCTCTCCATCAGTTGTTCCAAGTTACATGGTGCCAACTAAATCTGCAAAAGCTAAGTCCAGGATGCAAAGTCCATTAGCTGCTGAGAATGGAACCCCAGAGAAGGGGGGGTTTGGGACTGCAAAGAAAAGGCTATCTTTCCCGGCTTCCCCCGCCAGACCGAGGCGGCATTCAGGTCCACCAAAGGTAGACAGCAGCTTGAATGCAGAAATCACTGTTGGCAATGGTGTGGCTGGTTGA
- the LOC130720570 gene encoding non-specific lipid-transfer protein 1-like has product MKIVIAVVFTLLATLFVTMEQVHAFNCQEAKVSWLPCVGYLIGGGGPSTSCCNAIKSLKSSLGTKDDRLTACECFKDAVNLFSNINEDLLASLPKRCDVEIRIPLSKNMKCSNIPFGQHNREINVIKGI; this is encoded by the exons ATGAAGATAGTGATTGCAGTAGTTTTTACCTTGCTAGCTACATTGTTCGTCACAATGGAGCAAGTGCACGCCTTCAATTGCCAAGAAGCGAAAGTATCATGGCTTCCGTGTGTGGGATACCTCATTGGTGGTGGAGGCCCTTCAACCTCTTGTTGCAATGCTATTAAAAGTCTGAAATCATCATTAGGTACAAAAGACGATCGACTCACTGCTTGTGAATGTTTTAAAGATGCAGTAAACCTCTTTTCGAACATAAATGAAGACCTGCTTGCCTCACTTCCCAAACGATGTGATGTTGAGATACGCATTCCCTTAAGCAAGAACATGAAATGCAGCAA CATCCCTTTTGGTCAACACAATCGAGAAATCAATGTAATAAAAGGCATATAG
- the LOC130716740 gene encoding non-specific lipid-transfer protein 1-like, with translation MKIVIAVVFTLLATLFVTMEPVHAFNCQEAKVSWLPCVGYLISGGGPSTTCCNAIKSLKSSLGTKDDRLAACECFKDAVSLFPNINEDLLASLPKRCDVEICIPLSKNMKCSNIPFGQHNGEIHVIKGI, from the exons ATTGTTCGTCACAATGGAGCCAGTGCACGCCTTCAATTGCCAAGAAGCGAAAGTATCATGGCTTCCGTGTGTGGGATACCTCATTAGTGGTGGAGGCCCTTCAACCACTTGTTGCAATGCTATTAAAAGTCTGAAATCATCATTAGGTACAAAAGACGATCGACTCGCTGCTTGTGAATGCTTTAAAGATGCAGTAAGCCTCTTTCCGAACATAAATGAAGACCTGCTTGCCTCACTTCCCAAACGATGTGATGTTGAGATATGCATTCCCTTAAGCAAGAACATGAAATGCAGCAA CATTCCTTTTGGTCAACACAATGGAGAAATCCATGTAATCAAAGGCATATAG